Genomic window (Psilocybe cubensis strain MGC-MH-2018 chromosome 1, whole genome shotgun sequence):
AGATCCTTGCCGTCACCGATAAATCGAGCATTTGCAACCTCTCTGGAATTTCCTAGTACACCAAAATCTCACATATCTCTAAACTTCTCTAGAAAGAGACCCTTATTTGTTGTGTACGTACATGCGTAAGGATATCCATTGACccaccatcatcattatcAGGGACCCAGACCATGTGCTCCAATGCTGCGCACAACCCCGTATTCTGTATTCACAGTCACTATATGTCCGCCTTTCTTGTTGATTTACCACTACCATGATCTTGTCCGGCTTGCTTCTGGGCAGCTTAATTTCTTGGACCGCTTTTGCTCTTAGTTCAAGTGTGGAATCACAAAAGGTCCAGGCGATTCATGGCCAGTCCCAGACGCCTTTGGTCGACATGTCAACGCTGTCGGAGACTGAATACACAATGCTCGGTCATCCAGCATTCCCGCGCTATTGCGTTCGTGTAAAGAAGTCAAACTTCTGCGACGGAACGGTCAAGTAAGATCTGGATGTCCTTCCCATTTGTGATTTTGTGTGCTTATGGCGTTCATTCTCTAGTTCTTACACTGGCTACATAGATATCGAGGCGCGACATTTGTACTTTTATTTCTTCGAAAGCAGAGCAGACCCAGACAAAGACGATGTGATCTTTTGGGTGAATGGAGGTTCGTAAATTTAGTATGCGCATGTGACTGGCTCGAGCAAAGGTTTCTTCTGGTAGGTCCCGGTGGGTCCTCCGCGATGGGACTATTCATGGAAATGGGTATGGGGATAATACATCCATTGTACCTGTTGATTTACTTACACAAGTCGACATATGCAAGGTCCGTGCAGGGTCGTAAATTCCACCCACACAGAGTACCACCCATACTCTTGGAACTCAAATGCTaatatcttcttcgtcgaccAACCGGTAGGCGTCGGATATTCATATGCAGATTACGGTGAAACTGTGGTACGTGCATGATCAACGTCATCGTGCATTCATCAATATTGTTTATATTGTTACGACAGACTACAACCGAGGAGGCTGCAAAAGACATAGCTGCATTTATTGCTATATTCTTCGAAAATTTCAGTAAATTTAAAGGGAGACCATTGCACATGGCAAGCGAGTCATATGGAGTAGGTTGATGTGTTATGTTTACAGAGATTGAGCTGATTATTGATAGGGACGATATATTCCCGTTTTTGCGTCTGAGGTATTCGATCAAAACCAGAAGTTGGCTCAGGCTGGATTGGTACCTGTCAATTTAACATCCATTATGATAGGTGAGCTCAGACTGGCTTGTCTTGCGTCTCACTGGCTTATAGTTAAAATTATGTGAACGAAGGAAACGGGGACACAGATATTTTCACTATGGGACTGTCATACTACGATAAATCATGTACCGCGGCGTCAGGCTCTCCGATTCTCGATATTAGGTAGATGGTACATATTTGCTTGAGTTGATATGTGTACACTGACAAATTGGTAGAACATGCATTAAGATGAAGCAAGTTGTTCGTATGCTTCTGTTTTGTATGATGCCATTGTTCTGACCTATATGAAGCTCCCTAGATGTAAAAAATGGATGACAGAATCTTGTATAGACCAATTTGATGCCATTAGTTGCAGTGCTGCAGTGTCGTTCTGTGAAGAGCAATTAATAGGACCTTTCTCCGCCACCGGTTTGAGAATTCCACATTTTGCGCCATGGGTAATGGACTCTTAACACCAATGTGTAGGTATCAGTCCATACGATATCACACGCAAATGCGAAGGCGCACCTGAAAAGACTGCCTGTTACTTCCTCACCGAGTATGGAAGATTTCACGTATTCCACTCTACCCATGCTGAT
Coding sequences:
- a CDS encoding Carboxypeptidase Y, with translation MILSGLLLGSLISWTAFALSSSVESQKVQAIHGQSQTPLVDMSTLSETEYTMLGHPAFPRYCVRVKKSNFCDGTVNSYTGYIDIEARHLYFYFFESRADPDKDDVIFWVNGGPGGSSAMGLFMEMGPCRVVNSTHTEYHPYSWNSNANIFFVDQPVGVGYSYADYGETVTTTEEAAKDIAAFIAIFFENFSKFKGRPLHMASESYGGRYIPVFASEVFDQNQKLAQAGLVPVNLTSIMIGNGDTDIFTMGLSYYDKSCTAASGSPILDIRTCIKMKQVLPRCKKWMTESCIDQFDAISCSAAVSFCEEQLIGPFSATGISPYDITRKCEGAPEKTACYFLTEDVEKYINLPETRQAMGIDSTAPKFNIMSMKVNSDFANTLDGLHPTYDHVAALLDRGVRVLIYVGRNDWICNDLGNEAWTTQFDWSGHDEFASQPLREWKIDDRKAGFTRSAKGLTYVSVDGAGHMVPFDKPKESLVLVTRWLNNQEL